Proteins encoded in a region of the Drosophila gunungcola strain Sukarami chromosome 3L unlocalized genomic scaffold, Dgunungcola_SK_2 000005F, whole genome shotgun sequence genome:
- the LOC128259423 gene encoding lysozyme A/C, whose translation MKAFIVLVALACAAPAFGRTMDRCSLAREMSHLGVPRDQLNKWACIAEHESSYRTGVVGPENYNGSNDYGIFQINDYYWCSPPSGRFSYNECGLSCNALLTDDITHSVRCAQKVLSQQGWSAWSTWHYCSGWLPSIDDCF comes from the coding sequence ATGAAGGCTTTCATCGTTCTGGTTGCTCTGGCTTGTGCCGCCCCAGCTTTCGGTCGCACCATGGACCGTTGCTCCCTGGCCCGCGAGATGTCCCACCTGGGCGTTCCTCGTGACCAGCTGAACAAGTGGGCCTGCATTGCCGAGCACGAGAGCTCCTACCGCACCGGAGTGGTGGGTCCGGAGAACTACAACGGCTCCAACGACTACGGCATCTTCCAGATCAACGACTACTACTGGTGCTCCCCTCCCAGCGGTCGCTTCTCCTACAACGAGTGTGGACTGAGCTGCAATGCCCTGTTGACCGACGACATCACCCACTCCGTCCGTTGTGCCCAGAAGGTGCTCAGCCAGCAGGGATGGTCCGCCTGGTCCACCTGGCACTACTGCAGCGGATGGTTGCCGTCCATCGACGACTGCTTCTAA
- the LOC128259427 gene encoding lysozyme P — translation MKAFFVICVLALAAVATQARTMDRCSLAREMSNLGVPRDQLARWTCIAQHESSYRTGVVGPANSNGSNDYGIFQINNKYWCKPADGRFSYNECGLSCNALLTDNITNSVRCAQKILRQQGWTAWSTWKYCSGSLPSINSCF, via the coding sequence ATGAAGGCTTTCTTTGTGATTTGTGTCCTGGCTTTGGCTGCAGTGGCTACACAGGCCCGAACCATGGATCGTTGTTCGCTGGCCCGTGAGATGTCCAATCTGGGTGTTCCCCGTGACCAATTGGCTCGTTGGACCTGCATCGCCCAGCACGAGAGCTCCTACCGCACCGGAGTGGTGGGTCCGGCCAACTCCAATGGATCCAACGACTACGGCATCTTCCAGATCAACAACAAGTACTGGTGCAAACCGGCCGATGGCCGCTTCTCCTACAACGAGTGTGGATTGAGCTGCAATGCCCTCTTGACCGATAATATAACCAACTCCGTGAGATGTGCCCAAAAGATTTTGCGCCAACAGGGATGGACTGCCTGGTCCACCTGGAAGTACTGCAGTGGATCCCTGCCCTCGATCAATAGTTGCTTCTAA
- the LOC128259429 gene encoding lysozyme S produces MKAFFVLVALAIAAPALAGRTLDRCSLAREMANLGVPRDQLDKWTCIAQHESDYRTWVVGPPNWDGSSDYGIFQINDLYWCQADGRFSYNECGLSCNALLTDDITNSVRCAQKVLSQQGWGAWAVWHYCSGWLPSIDDCF; encoded by the coding sequence ATGAAGGCTTTCTTTGTTCTGGTGGCACTGGCCATAGCCGCTCCTGCCCTGGCCGGCCGCACCCTGGACCGTTGCTCCCTGGCCCGCGAGATGGCCAACTTGGGCGTCCCTCGTGACCAGCTGGACAAGTGGACCTGCATTGCCCAGCACGAGAGCGACTACCGCACCTGGGTGGTGGGACCGCCCAACTGGGACGGCTCCAGCGACTACGGCATCTTCCAGATCAACGATCTGTACTGGTGCCAGGCCGATGGCCGCTTCTCCTACAACGAGTGCGGACTCAGCTGCAACGCCCTGTTGACCGACGACATCACCAACTCCGTGCGTTGTGCCCAGAAGGTGCTCAGCCAGCAGGGATGGGGCGCCTGGGCCGTCTGGCACTACTGCAGCGGATGGTTGCCATCCATCGATGATTGCTTCTAA